Part of the bacterium genome, ATCCTAACGGAGTATAACCATCTTTTTCGTCAACAGGCAATCCCTGGAGCTGAAACGATAAAAGTAAAGTCCTGCAGCCAGGGGAGAACCCGATGCATTGCGACCGTTCCAGGTGAAACGATGCACACCGGGATGGAGCGTTCCCTGGAGCAGGGTGCACACTTTTTCGCCCAGCAAATTATAGACCGCGATCTCGACGGATTGCCGCTGCGGCAAGTACACCTGGAATGAGGTCCCGGTGTTGCCGGTGCTGAAGGGATTGGGATAGTTTTGCGACAGCTGGTATTGTTCAGGCAATTGATCAGACAGCGTCACGCGAAAGACGCCCATCCGCGGAGTGGAGGCTGACAAGCGGTCGCCTTCCCGAACCGTGGCCAGATCCACCCAGCGGCCGTCGGCGTCGCGGCGCTGAATGACCGGTGATCCGCTGCCGCCGACGGCCTGGGTGAAGATGATCTGCCCGTTCATCTGTTCCGGCAGAATGGCATAGCAGGGTTCGTTTTCACCGTTGGCATTCGAATCGGTCAGGTCGCCGGGTTCGATGCGCACAATGGAGGCAAAGGCATCCTCTGCGAGCGCCCCGGCCGATACATGCAGCTGTACGTGTCCGTCTGTGGAGCGTAAAACGCCGCCCTGGGCGACTGTGAGCAGAGCGGCGGCAAAGTTGCGGTCGCTGCGGCCTTCATTGCCGGCCAGATCCGTGCCCGTAGCGCGCAACTGCATCATTCCGCCGCTGTTGAGCCTGTAATCGCCTTTATAGAGCCCAGTCTCTGCATTCAACAGGCTCATGGCGATCTTTTCCTCTCCGATATGCACCACGGGTGCGGAAACAAGCTTTTCACGGCTTTTTACATACACTGAGAGATAGCGGCTGAGCACCGGATGCTGCAGCAATCCAATGGCCAGGGTGGGAGCAAGGGTGTCTCTTGCTTGGGTGGTGAACCGCCATTCCACATCGTCTTCCGGCGACCCGTCATCCACGCCGTTGCCATTGCCGTCCAGGCCCAGGCCGGCCTCATTGGTGATGTGGTTGCGGAGACGCACCGTCACCATTTCTTCAGGTTGAAAATCATGCACCGGGCTGATCAGCAGCCGTTTCTGATCTTCCAGATAGGTCAGCACCGCGCTCAGCGTTCCGCTTTTTTCCCCGCGCAAAATCACGTTTTCCGGAATCAGCGAATCGCTGACGATTCGCTGATCAAAGTCTGCGAACAATCGATAGACGCTAAAGTAGGGCACCTCCACCGCATCGGCTTGCGGGTAGCGGTTCACGACCCGCGGCGGCACGCTGGAGACTGAACGAGTGTTCAGCCGGGCGTAGCGGGCCACGTGAGCGGTCTCGCTTTGAACGCTCATCCAGAGAAGGTGGACGGCATCGCTGCCGGATTGCCGGTTCGGCATCTCGGGGTTCTGTGAGTCCACGGCATCGCTGGTCACATTGGCGCCGGGCAGCCAGATGCCGTTCCTGCTCAGGCTTAGATAGATATCGCCGGCGCCGGCCGCCAGCAGACGGTTCCAGCGAAGGGCGTCTATGTCCTCCTCTCTGGCGCGGTTGAGTTTGTTGAGTCCGGCTGTGGCCGGGGCATCGCAATAGAGCAGATAGATCACCCCTCGATCATCCCGGCTCAGGCTGGGATGGAAGGCATGGCCTTCGATGCCCAGGCTGGAAGCGGCGATGGCTTGAGGGGGAGCCACTTCGCTCGAGCGTACGCTGGTATACATGATGCGGATATCGCCGGGCGTGTAATTATCCGCATAGGCGATATGCACCAGGTCTGCGGCATCGACCACCATGGCGATCATGCCATCGTAAAGAACGCCTGAAGTGCTGATCTGAACCGAGTTATCCCAGTTGATCCCATCGTCCGACCGAAGGTAGTAGGCGTTGAGAGACTGGTCTTCAAAGCGGCCGTCGCTATAGGTCACATGGCACCGCCCCTTGGAATCGAAATCGATGGTTGGGACAAAGCAGTGGTGAAAAGCGGATCGGCTGATCTGGCTGCCGGGCTGCCAGGTTGCGCCCTGATCCTGGGACCAGGCGTGATAGACATCGCCTTCAAAATAGTCGCTGTAGAGCGCGGTGTTCCAGACGATGTGCGGATTCTGCTGCCGGTCCAGAGCGATCGCGGAATAAAGTTGATCGTGATCCGCCGCAGGCGGGCTGATTGGCTGTGGCCGACTCCAAGTCGATCCTCCGTCGTCGGAGCGGCTATAATAGATGCCGTAAGTGCTGTTCGCCGTCGCCTTGGCGTGCCAGCATACGTGCACTCGATGCAGGGAATCCACTGCTACCGAGGGCATGCCGCCGGATACGCAGGTCTGATCGACGACAACCGGTACGGACCAGGTCGCACCGTGATCAGCACTTTTCTGATGGTAGATGAACCGGTTTTCGCCGTTTTTTTCATGATAGAGGAAATGGATGGTTTGATCCGAGTCCACAGCCAGCGAACGCCCCAGATAGCCATAGGCGTGGGATTGCGCCAGGGTGACGATGGGCTCGCCAGTGGGGGTGGCCGTGGTAAAAGTAAAGTCAGCGCTGTAGGTGGGCCCGTTGTCCCTGGCATCCACCGAGCCGACCCGGTAATGGTAGGTGGTGTTGGTCGCCATTTGGTTGAGCACTATCTTGTGATCAGTGGTCAGAGTCGAGTCCCGGGCTGTCCGGCCGTATTGAGCGGTAAGGCCGTACTCTACCACGCTGGTGGCATACTCATCCGTCTTCCAGATGATGGTGATGGAGTTGTTGCCGGGAATGGACTCCTGCGGTCCGGATGTAATCAGGGGCGGCTTGATGTCCTCGATCTCGGTGGACACCGAATAGGCGAACGTATTGACGCCGGATAGGCTGACGCCGGTCAACACCAGGTTTTTAACGCTTTGGCCGATCGCCTTCAGGCTGGCGTGGGTTTTACCCTGGCTGTCGAAAACAAGTTTTTCCACTCTCGGTTGATCGGCCATTTGCAGAATCAGCGCTCGGGTGTCGGCCGGTCTGAGGCTGCTCAGGGTCAGCATAGCGGTGCTGTCCTGACCATAGAAACGGATGTATTGACTGGAGAAGGCGGGAAGGATTTTAGTCTGACTGTCGATGGGATAAGAGCCAAAGTCGCCGGAGGGTGCAAAGGGCGGCAGGGTGATGGTTCGGTACCCATAGTACCCCTGTGCGTCCAGACCAGGATTGTTGAGATAATT contains:
- a CDS encoding T9SS type A sorting domain-containing protein; this encodes IDYEKVALWTYYLGEKFGPSLIGQIVQQPENSVEGVRAALQTKGIALSFEDIFIHFVLANYLNNPGLDAQGYYGYRTITLPPFAPSGDFGSYPIDSQTKILPAFSSQYIRFYGQDSTAMLTLSSLRPADTRALILQMADQPRVEKLVFDSQGKTHASLKAIGQSVKNLVLTGVSLSGVNTFAYSVSTEIEDIKPPLITSGPQESIPGNNSITIIWKTDEYATSVVEYGLTAQYGRTARDSTLTTDHKIVLNQMATNTTYHYRVGSVDARDNGPTYSADFTFTTATPTGEPIVTLAQSHAYGYLGRSLAVDSDQTIHFLYHEKNGENRFIYHQKSADHGATWSVPVVVDQTCVSGGMPSVAVDSLHRVHVCWHAKATANSTYGIYYSRSDDGGSTWSRPQPISPPAADHDQLYSAIALDRQQNPHIVWNTALYSDYFEGDVYHAWSQDQGATWQPGSQISRSAFHHCFVPTIDFDSKGRCHVTYSDGRFEDQSLNAYYLRSDDGINWDNSVQISTSGVLYDGMIAMVVDAADLVHIAYADNYTPGDIRIMYTSVRSSEVAPPQAIAASSLGIEGHAFHPSLSRDDRGVIYLLYCDAPATAGLNKLNRAREEDIDALRWNRLLAAGAGDIYLSLSRNGIWLPGANVTSDAVDSQNPEMPNRQSGSDAVHLLWMSVQSETAHVARYARLNTRSVSSVPPRVVNRYPQADAVEVPYFSVYRLFADFDQRIVSDSLIPENVILRGEKSGTLSAVLTYLEDQKRLLISPVHDFQPEEMVTVRLRNHITNEAGLGLDGNGNGVDDGSPEDDVEWRFTTQARDTLAPTLAIGLLQHPVLSRYLSVYVKSREKLVSAPVVHIGEEKIAMSLLNAETGLYKGDYRLNSGGMMQLRATGTDLAGNEGRSDRNFAAALLTVAQGGVLRSTDGHVQLHVSAGALAEDAFASIVRIEPGDLTDSNANGENEPCYAILPEQMNGQIIFTQAVGGSGSPVIQRRDADGRWVDLATVREGDRLSASTPRMGVFRVTLSDQLPEQYQLSQNYPNPFSTGNTGTSFQVYLPQRQSVEIAVYNLLGEKVCTLLQGTLHPGVHRFTWNGRNASGSPLAAGLYFYRFSSRDCLLTKKMVILR